In a single window of the Roseiconus lacunae genome:
- a CDS encoding MotA/TolQ/ExbB proton channel family protein codes for MPRNPYQTSSNDDDHRDVSDAAFEKRKQILKRMQLVSGVVFLIAVVFAVAGTTLSMMAAFRQLSTQSSVDPTQLAAGISRSLRFGAIGIPIAVIAFLVSAWARLTLRREGLDD; via the coding sequence ATGCCCCGCAATCCGTATCAAACCTCCAGCAACGACGACGATCACCGAGACGTCTCTGACGCCGCGTTTGAAAAACGGAAACAGATCCTGAAACGCATGCAACTCGTCTCGGGTGTCGTGTTCCTAATCGCCGTCGTGTTCGCTGTTGCTGGGACCACCCTTTCCATGATGGCGGCCTTTCGTCAACTGTCGACACAAAGTTCGGTCGATCCCACACAATTGGCCGCCGGGATCTCTCGGTCGCTGCGTTTCGGTGCGATCGGAATTCCGATCGCCGTTATCGCATTCTTGGTATCCGCTTGGGCTAGGTTAACGCTGCGTCGCGAAGGCTTAGATGACTAA
- a CDS encoding DUF5690 family protein: MKDSSSSSLSNWLSGAPKSVFSAYCITAAFGTYFCMYAFRKPFTAATYEDAVWLGIGLKTILVASQTAGYTLSKFIGIKVVSEMPARYRAVSIVAMIAIAEFALLLFGLTPAPWNAIWLFVNGLPLGMVFGLVLGFLEGRRVTEALSAGLCASFIISSGFVKSVGRSLILDYSVDPYWMPFLTGLIFVIPLLMFVWMLSQVPPPSAEDEALRSKRVPMLRSDRRQFMRRHAFGLIGLLTMYTLLTLIRSVRDDFAVEIWRDMGVTDEPDVFARSEFWVMIGVILINALAVTIKNNRVAFLSSIGLIGSGFVVVIGAVIGQRAGSLSPMTFMVILGLGMYIPYVAYHTTVFERMFAAFREVGTIGYLMYLADAIGYLGYVAVMVFRNSSSDQFEYLKLLNWLSISVALCSTVITGALAIYYFRVIPKQESLQRASGLVEGT; this comes from the coding sequence GTGAAGGATTCATCTTCGAGTTCGCTTTCGAATTGGCTCAGTGGTGCGCCGAAATCTGTTTTCAGTGCGTACTGCATCACGGCAGCCTTCGGAACGTATTTCTGCATGTATGCGTTTCGAAAGCCATTCACTGCGGCAACTTACGAAGACGCCGTTTGGTTGGGCATCGGTTTGAAAACCATTTTGGTTGCCTCGCAAACGGCTGGCTATACGCTTTCAAAGTTCATTGGCATTAAGGTTGTCTCTGAAATGCCGGCTCGCTACCGCGCTGTTTCAATCGTTGCGATGATCGCGATCGCGGAGTTTGCTTTGTTGCTTTTCGGTCTTACACCGGCCCCTTGGAACGCGATTTGGCTGTTCGTTAATGGCCTGCCCTTGGGGATGGTGTTCGGTTTGGTGTTAGGCTTTTTGGAAGGCAGGCGGGTCACTGAGGCCTTGTCCGCAGGACTTTGCGCAAGTTTCATCATTTCTTCAGGCTTCGTGAAATCGGTCGGTCGGTCGTTGATCCTGGACTACAGCGTCGATCCCTACTGGATGCCGTTTCTGACGGGATTGATCTTTGTCATCCCTCTATTGATGTTTGTTTGGATGCTGTCACAAGTCCCACCGCCATCGGCAGAGGACGAAGCACTGCGCAGCAAACGAGTTCCGATGCTGCGATCTGACCGTCGGCAGTTCATGCGCCGCCACGCTTTCGGTCTCATTGGACTGCTTACGATGTACACGTTACTGACGCTGATCCGCAGTGTCCGCGACGACTTTGCGGTTGAAATTTGGCGTGACATGGGCGTCACCGACGAGCCCGATGTTTTTGCCCGATCGGAATTCTGGGTGATGATCGGCGTGATCTTGATCAATGCTCTGGCGGTCACAATCAAAAATAACCGCGTCGCTTTTCTTTCATCGATCGGCCTGATCGGTAGTGGTTTCGTGGTCGTCATCGGGGCGGTGATCGGCCAACGCGCCGGTTCGCTTTCGCCGATGACGTTCATGGTGATCTTGGGGCTGGGGATGTACATTCCCTACGTCGCGTATCACACCACCGTCTTTGAACGGATGTTTGCTGCGTTTCGTGAAGTGGGCACTATCGGTTACTTGATGTATCTTGCCGATGCGATCGGCTACCTTGGCTACGTGGCGGTCATGGTGTTTCGGAATTCATCATCGGATCAATTCGAATATTTGAAGTTGCTGAACTGGTTATCAATCTCGGTCGCGTTGTGTTCAACGGTGATTACCGGTGCGCTCGCTATCTACTACTTTCGCGTCATACCAAAGCAAGAAAGCTTGCAGCGGGCGTCGGGACTTGTTGAAGGAACCTAG
- a CDS encoding DUF1579 family protein, whose product MSDAIKQLWSRLPGRWHGFCRTWFEPNKLADESEIGGTIEPLINDHFLKHRYRGSINGKARSGEELLAYNEITNQWQCSWLDSFHMSKALMFSQGQPTERGFEVFGQYDVGQGQPAWGWRTRVELVDDNQLLLTAFNVTPEGEEAKALETHYQRVSPPPSFC is encoded by the coding sequence ATGTCTGATGCGATCAAGCAACTTTGGAGTCGACTGCCCGGGCGCTGGCATGGTTTTTGTCGAACCTGGTTTGAGCCGAACAAATTGGCAGATGAATCTGAAATCGGCGGCACCATTGAGCCATTGATCAACGATCATTTTCTGAAGCACCGGTACCGCGGGAGCATTAACGGAAAGGCTCGATCGGGTGAAGAATTGCTCGCATACAACGAGATCACCAATCAATGGCAATGTTCATGGTTGGACAGTTTTCACATGTCCAAGGCATTGATGTTTTCTCAAGGCCAACCGACCGAACGTGGCTTCGAAGTCTTCGGTCAATACGATGTCGGCCAAGGACAGCCCGCGTGGGGTTGGAGGACTCGCGTTGAGCTTGTCGATGACAACCAACTGTTGCTAACCGCATTCAATGTCACCCCCGAAGGTGAAGAAGCAAAGGCTTTAGAAACACATTACCAACGCGTGTCACCGCCACCGAGTTTCTGCTAG
- a CDS encoding phosphonatase-like hydrolase, with translation MIKLVVFDMAGTTVDEDNVVYKTVRMAINAAGHNYTQDQVQAAGAGKEKSQAIRDVLSIDGGAPSDEEVAAIFADFKGRLKKAYQDLDVKEQPGATELFAKLHQQGVKVVLNTGYDRATAESLVNKIGWKVGEQIDALVTASDVENGRPAPDMILRAMELTGVESAAAVAKVGDSAIDIEEGLSAGCGKTFGITTGAQTAEQIQQAGPTAILNHLHELSAAIA, from the coding sequence ATGATCAAGCTAGTTGTCTTTGATATGGCGGGCACCACGGTCGATGAAGACAACGTGGTTTATAAGACCGTGCGGATGGCCATCAACGCCGCCGGGCACAATTACACTCAGGATCAAGTGCAAGCCGCCGGTGCCGGAAAGGAAAAGTCACAGGCGATCCGCGATGTGCTATCGATCGACGGTGGCGCACCCAGCGATGAAGAGGTCGCCGCGATCTTTGCCGATTTCAAAGGTCGTTTGAAAAAGGCTTATCAAGACCTTGATGTGAAGGAACAGCCCGGCGCGACCGAGCTGTTTGCCAAGCTACACCAACAAGGCGTGAAGGTCGTTTTGAACACCGGATACGATCGCGCGACGGCGGAATCGCTGGTCAACAAGATCGGCTGGAAAGTCGGCGAACAGATTGATGCCCTGGTCACCGCAAGCGATGTCGAAAATGGTCGTCCCGCACCAGACATGATCTTGCGAGCGATGGAGCTAACCGGCGTCGAATCGGCAGCCGCTGTCGCTAAGGTCGGTGACTCTGCAATCGATATCGAAGAGGGACTCAGCGCAGGGTGCGGCAAGACATTTGGGATCACCACGGGAGCCCAAACCGCCGAACAAATCCAACAGGCAGGCCCAACCGCCATCCTGAATCACCTTCATGAGTTGTCCGCGGCGATCGCCTAG
- a CDS encoding PQQ-dependent sugar dehydrogenase: MRVDWLVLIIVVAFALLKIDAMGTIALATDTSVEAEGPLPERKYPWKTSNVRGTPDPPLPCKSVRVFAGIELSNPTDVVWLPSAKRWIATQQNGEIVAFANDPNTSESNLVLNLNDCHRQRIGQALATQFHRDLENHPWCYVTYSYRGSDDPGTKCVRFKVTDPTVPIIDPDSRQELLQWDPKGHTGGSMQFGPDGMFYLSVGDTQPPYPPDAKETGQDISDLEASILRLDVDQPEDAAPYRIPADNPFLDHPNARPEVWSFGLRNPWKIAFNPNNGDLLAADVGWEMREMIHRIDRGRNHGWSIMEGSQIVKQRQPPSIPITPPLFEHTHLDSRSITGGHFWQSDRLPELKGAYIYGDWMTGKVWALKSAGDQVLWQKELVDTPLQIVCFMSSPDGEVLIVGYDGTILRLEANEEASRQQAFPRRLSETGIFANTVDQVPATGVFEYQIKAHHWADGTLSRQWIGVPGSSQLGQYEKDDWQRPIVAGRFEFPIDTVVAKTVSYDVDPSDPSTRRHIETQVLHLADEEWRAYNYVWNDSQTDAILQADVATETQLRIVDPSADDGFRTQTWRHASRSECLLCHIWAGGTVQGFWPPQLDLQRFGHDGSFSQLKRLKELGYFKTAIKSNTAIVSPHDQSQSLQDRARSYLALNCSTCHRPQGGGTANFNFDITKSLDANNYLDEPPAQGHFGIPDARVIKPGSPSQSILLYRVLKSGRGHMPQFGSNVIDLRGVRLLHDWIASLDDSAGTPIWKTAANELTSADDRQVEIDRQLGSPAGALALSLAYGFSESELSSDLKVAVIDSATNHPDSLVRDLFEHYLPEDERVERLGPDISVERLLAIEGVAERGRQLFENARDVNCRSCHSINGIGKDVGPDLTGISAKQTPRELLVSMIRPSEKIEDRYRSQQILTSEGQLFVGIVTKEDTESIALVDSSGTSITIAKDDIEQSQRSNKSAMPDQLLAGMTAQQAADLLAYIVSTAAAPQNGSAED, from the coding sequence ATGCGTGTCGATTGGTTGGTGCTGATCATCGTTGTGGCTTTCGCATTGCTGAAAATAGATGCGATGGGAACGATTGCGTTAGCGACGGATACAAGCGTCGAAGCAGAGGGTCCGCTTCCCGAACGGAAGTATCCTTGGAAGACATCCAATGTCCGAGGAACACCCGATCCTCCGCTGCCTTGCAAGAGCGTTCGTGTCTTCGCGGGAATCGAACTGTCCAACCCGACCGACGTCGTGTGGCTGCCCTCGGCAAAACGCTGGATCGCAACCCAACAAAACGGCGAGATCGTCGCCTTTGCAAACGACCCGAACACCAGCGAGTCTAACCTGGTATTAAACCTTAATGATTGCCACCGGCAACGCATCGGGCAAGCCTTGGCAACCCAGTTTCACCGCGACTTGGAAAACCATCCGTGGTGTTACGTAACTTATTCGTATCGCGGCTCAGACGATCCAGGAACGAAGTGTGTTCGTTTCAAAGTCACCGACCCGACGGTTCCGATCATCGACCCGGACAGCCGACAAGAGCTGTTGCAGTGGGATCCCAAAGGACACACCGGCGGATCGATGCAATTTGGCCCCGACGGAATGTTTTACCTTTCAGTCGGCGATACACAGCCGCCATACCCGCCTGATGCCAAAGAGACAGGTCAGGACATCAGCGATCTTGAAGCTTCGATCTTGCGACTCGATGTCGATCAGCCAGAAGACGCCGCACCCTATCGAATTCCGGCGGACAATCCATTTCTCGATCACCCTAATGCCCGTCCGGAGGTGTGGTCGTTTGGCTTACGCAATCCATGGAAGATTGCGTTCAATCCTAACAACGGAGACTTGCTTGCAGCCGACGTTGGCTGGGAAATGCGGGAAATGATTCACCGCATCGATCGAGGGCGAAACCATGGCTGGAGCATCATGGAGGGCAGTCAGATCGTCAAACAACGCCAACCGCCGAGCATCCCCATCACACCGCCATTGTTCGAGCACACTCACCTCGATTCCCGCTCGATCACCGGCGGACATTTCTGGCAAAGCGATCGTCTTCCGGAACTGAAGGGCGCTTACATCTACGGAGATTGGATGACCGGCAAAGTTTGGGCACTCAAGTCGGCCGGGGATCAAGTTCTGTGGCAGAAAGAGCTGGTCGATACGCCACTTCAAATCGTTTGCTTCATGTCATCACCCGATGGCGAAGTGCTAATCGTTGGTTACGACGGAACCATCCTTCGGCTTGAGGCCAACGAGGAAGCGTCCCGGCAACAAGCGTTTCCTCGGCGTCTCAGTGAAACCGGGATTTTTGCGAACACGGTTGACCAAGTTCCAGCAACGGGCGTCTTTGAATACCAAATCAAAGCTCATCATTGGGCCGATGGAACTTTATCCCGGCAATGGATCGGTGTCCCCGGTTCAAGCCAATTGGGACAGTACGAAAAAGACGACTGGCAGAGACCGATCGTCGCCGGTCGCTTCGAATTTCCTATCGATACCGTCGTCGCGAAAACGGTCAGCTACGACGTCGACCCAAGCGATCCGTCAACGCGCCGTCACATTGAAACCCAAGTCTTGCATTTAGCCGACGAAGAATGGCGAGCCTACAATTATGTTTGGAATGATTCGCAAACCGACGCGATCTTGCAAGCGGATGTCGCCACCGAAACTCAACTGCGAATCGTCGACCCAAGCGCCGATGACGGCTTTCGAACGCAAACCTGGCGACATGCCAGCAGAAGTGAATGCCTGCTTTGTCACATTTGGGCCGGAGGAACCGTACAAGGTTTTTGGCCGCCACAGTTAGACTTGCAGCGATTCGGACATGATGGTTCTTTTAGCCAACTTAAGCGACTGAAAGAACTCGGCTATTTCAAAACCGCGATTAAGTCAAACACGGCGATTGTGTCACCTCACGACCAGTCACAATCGCTCCAGGATCGGGCGAGGTCCTACCTTGCACTCAATTGTTCGACCTGCCATCGGCCGCAAGGTGGCGGTACGGCGAACTTCAACTTTGACATCACCAAGAGTCTTGATGCGAATAACTATCTTGACGAACCACCCGCGCAAGGACATTTCGGCATTCCTGACGCCCGTGTAATCAAGCCTGGCTCCCCATCGCAGAGCATCCTGCTTTATCGTGTCCTAAAATCCGGCCGAGGCCACATGCCACAGTTCGGTTCGAATGTGATCGACCTTCGGGGCGTGCGTTTGCTTCATGACTGGATCGCGTCGCTCGACGATTCGGCTGGCACGCCGATCTGGAAGACGGCGGCGAACGAGCTGACTTCGGCAGACGACAGGCAAGTCGAAATCGATCGTCAGCTCGGATCTCCTGCCGGCGCGTTGGCGCTTTCTCTTGCCTACGGTTTCAGCGAGTCAGAGCTTTCCAGCGATCTTAAAGTTGCCGTGATTGATTCCGCGACCAATCATCCTGACAGCTTAGTGAGGGATCTATTTGAGCACTACCTTCCCGAGGACGAGCGTGTCGAGCGTTTGGGGCCAGACATTTCCGTAGAGCGATTGCTGGCGATTGAAGGCGTCGCCGAACGCGGGCGGCAGCTATTCGAAAACGCACGTGATGTGAATTGTCGATCCTGCCATTCGATCAATGGAATCGGCAAGGACGTCGGCCCGGATTTGACGGGCATCTCGGCCAAACAGACCCCGCGAGAGTTGCTGGTCAGCATGATCCGCCCGTCTGAGAAGATTGAGGATCGCTATCGGTCGCAGCAGATCTTGACCAGCGAGGGTCAACTGTTCGTCGGGATCGTTACGAAAGAAGACACCGAGTCAATCGCGTTGGTGGATTCTTCTGGTACGTCGATCACGATTGCCAAAGACGACATCGAACAGAGTCAACGGTCGAACAAGTCGGCCATGCCCGATCAGCTATTGGCCGGGATGACAGCCCAACAAGCGGCTGATTTATTGGCATACATCGTTAGCACGGCCGCAGCACCTCAAAACGGGAGTGCCGAAGACTGA
- a CDS encoding TIGR03364 family FAD-dependent oxidoreductase translates to MSVSAEKADLLVVGGGVLGAFHAYHALQKGLRVRLVERNAAPCGATVRNFGQVVPSGLDSTWQAYGRESLRIYASLQSQADLSVRQLGSIYIASDDEELGLIEELHAINRDNDYTSELWTADRCRQRYPQLRSDYCRGGLFFPEEVSVNPRLMIHRLHQWLAEQPGFEAHFNTAVIDLTVDGLGRVNAEASDGRTFQAEKAVLCNGSEFRLLYPEMFYDSDIETVKLQMLRLGSQAGVDIPGNVLTGLSIRRYESFAQCPSWNAIKAKEPADSFAKRWGVHVLFKQEVDGSVILGDSHEYASAEAVDDLGFDLRTDINDYFVQEGRKIFDLPNWQVESSWFGVYCQTDQPEGIYNQVIDEHIHVVTGIGGKGMTSSAGYAKSSMEKITNDQASCL, encoded by the coding sequence ATGAGTGTAAGTGCTGAGAAGGCAGACCTGCTGGTCGTCGGTGGTGGGGTACTGGGAGCGTTCCATGCCTACCACGCGTTACAAAAAGGCTTGCGTGTCCGTTTAGTCGAACGCAACGCGGCGCCTTGTGGGGCCACGGTACGAAACTTTGGGCAAGTCGTTCCCTCGGGACTCGACTCGACGTGGCAAGCGTACGGCCGCGAAAGTTTGAGAATTTACGCATCGTTACAAAGTCAAGCCGATCTCTCGGTACGTCAACTCGGTTCGATCTACATCGCTTCGGATGACGAAGAACTCGGGTTGATCGAAGAACTGCACGCAATCAACCGCGACAACGACTACACGTCTGAATTGTGGACCGCCGACCGGTGCCGGCAACGGTACCCGCAACTTCGCTCCGATTATTGCCGCGGCGGATTGTTCTTTCCCGAAGAGGTCTCGGTGAATCCTCGATTGATGATTCACCGACTGCATCAGTGGCTCGCCGAACAACCTGGATTTGAAGCGCACTTCAACACTGCGGTGATCGATTTAACGGTGGATGGCCTGGGCCGAGTGAACGCAGAAGCAAGCGACGGGCGAACCTTCCAGGCGGAGAAGGCGGTCCTGTGCAACGGTAGCGAATTTCGTTTGCTGTATCCCGAGATGTTTTATGATAGCGACATCGAAACGGTGAAGCTGCAAATGTTGCGTTTGGGATCGCAAGCGGGGGTCGACATTCCAGGAAACGTGCTTACGGGATTGTCGATTCGCCGCTACGAAAGCTTTGCTCAATGTCCTTCTTGGAACGCCATCAAGGCCAAGGAGCCGGCCGATAGTTTTGCAAAACGTTGGGGTGTCCATGTGCTGTTCAAACAAGAAGTCGACGGCAGCGTCATCCTCGGCGACTCGCATGAATACGCTTCCGCCGAAGCGGTCGACGACCTTGGGTTTGATCTGCGAACGGACATTAATGATTATTTTGTCCAAGAGGGACGCAAAATTTTCGACTTGCCGAATTGGCAAGTCGAATCCAGTTGGTTTGGAGTTTATTGCCAAACCGATCAACCGGAAGGCATTTACAACCAGGTGATCGACGAACACATTCATGTCGTCACCGGTATCGGCGGTAAAGGGATGACCAGTAGCGCCGGATACGCTAAATCTTCGATGGAGAAAATCACCAATGATCAAGCTAGTTGTCTTTGA